Proteins from a single region of Chryseomicrobium sp. FSL W7-1435:
- a CDS encoding YqcI/YcgG family protein, producing the protein MIAAKHTLLTKEDVETRTDLPEWFKREYQTFENTVTDKTFPCYFGRTGHLRGELRYAFIEQKDWTNAASALKDFLALFEDPNHKRHGLFLFVEPFETEQSLEAYRKQFWDILQYLHQVDDIEWPKEAPKDPDHYLWDFRYAGEPIFAFGNTPAYKQRKTRDLGNAMVIGFQPRHIFQGLEGTEKGGIMSREKVRERVEAWDHLPKHPDISHFGDPTHNEWKQFFIGDDSEPIQGKCPFQHKAL; encoded by the coding sequence ATGATTGCTGCAAAACATACACTGTTGACGAAAGAAGATGTCGAGACACGCACGGATTTACCTGAGTGGTTCAAGCGGGAATACCAAACATTTGAGAATACCGTCACTGACAAAACGTTCCCTTGTTATTTTGGTCGAACAGGTCATTTACGTGGTGAATTGCGGTATGCATTTATCGAACAAAAAGATTGGACGAATGCAGCGAGTGCTTTGAAAGATTTCTTAGCATTATTTGAAGATCCGAACCACAAACGCCATGGATTGTTTTTATTCGTGGAGCCATTTGAAACCGAGCAGTCTTTAGAAGCGTACCGCAAACAATTCTGGGACATCTTGCAGTACCTTCACCAAGTTGATGATATTGAATGGCCAAAAGAAGCGCCTAAAGATCCAGATCACTACCTATGGGATTTCCGCTATGCTGGAGAACCCATCTTCGCTTTCGGAAACACGCCAGCCTATAAGCAGCGAAAAACACGGGATCTCGGCAACGCCATGGTCATCGGCTTCCAACCACGCCATATCTTCCAAGGACTTGAAGGTACCGAAAAAGGTGGTATCATGTCACGCGAAAAAGTTCGAGAACGAGTTGAGGCATGGGACCACCTTCCCAAACATCCGGACATCAGTCATTTTGGCGACCCGACTCACAACGAATGGAAACAATTCTTTATTGGGGATGATAGCGAGCCAATTCAAGGGAAGTGCCCTTTCCAACACAAAGCATTATAG
- a CDS encoding aminotransferase class I/II-fold pyridoxal phosphate-dependent enzyme, with the protein MNPLAQQLNSAIQQESPAIYEMLSTLGKNLFYPKGILSQSAEASGKAHKFNATIGIATEDGAPMHFKHIQNRIDYAPKDVYPYAPPQGKPALRDAWLEKLYKDNPSMVGKSIGKPIVTNALTHGLSIVADLFMDEGDALVVPNHYWGNYNTVFGVRRGGKIVTFPLFADNTRFDTKGLRQALAAQTGKAIVLLNFPNNPTGYTPLEDEAKEIVAVLKEAAESGLNLVVVLDDAYFGLFYEDSITESLFGHLAGIHERILPVKIDGATKENYVWGLRVGFITYAAGKDTLHALEEKTKGIIRGTISSGAHISQTMILESLQSEEFAVEKEEKFAIMKGRAVKTKELLDSEKFNKHWTYYPFNSGYFMCLKLRTLDAETLRLHLLDNYGVGVISNNQTDIRVAFSCVEENDLEELFDLIYQGCEDLA; encoded by the coding sequence GTGAATCCATTAGCACAGCAACTGAACAGCGCAATTCAACAAGAAAGTCCGGCTATCTATGAGATGCTGTCGACTCTCGGCAAGAATTTGTTTTACCCAAAAGGTATTTTGAGCCAATCGGCCGAAGCCTCTGGAAAAGCCCATAAATTTAATGCGACGATTGGTATTGCGACAGAAGATGGCGCACCGATGCATTTTAAACATATTCAAAACCGTATTGATTATGCACCAAAAGATGTCTATCCTTATGCACCACCACAAGGGAAGCCGGCACTTCGCGATGCATGGCTTGAAAAGCTATATAAAGACAACCCGTCCATGGTCGGAAAATCCATTGGAAAACCGATTGTGACAAATGCGTTGACACACGGGTTAAGTATTGTAGCGGATCTGTTTATGGATGAGGGAGACGCACTAGTCGTCCCTAACCATTACTGGGGCAACTACAACACGGTGTTCGGTGTGCGACGTGGTGGCAAGATCGTCACGTTCCCGCTCTTCGCCGACAATACACGCTTTGACACAAAGGGATTAAGACAAGCTCTAGCAGCGCAGACTGGGAAAGCCATCGTCTTATTGAACTTCCCAAACAACCCGACAGGCTATACACCGCTCGAAGACGAAGCGAAAGAAATCGTAGCTGTTTTAAAAGAAGCAGCAGAGAGCGGATTGAATTTAGTCGTTGTTTTAGATGACGCTTACTTTGGCCTGTTCTATGAAGATTCCATTACAGAATCTCTTTTTGGTCACTTGGCAGGAATTCATGAGCGTATCTTACCAGTGAAGATAGACGGCGCGACTAAAGAGAATTACGTATGGGGATTACGTGTCGGTTTCATTACCTATGCAGCAGGAAAAGACACGCTTCATGCTCTGGAAGAAAAAACAAAAGGAATCATCCGTGGTACGATTTCAAGTGGAGCGCACATTTCACAAACGATGATTTTGGAATCGTTGCAATCGGAAGAGTTCGCTGTAGAAAAAGAAGAAAAGTTCGCCATCATGAAAGGGCGAGCTGTTAAAACAAAAGAGCTGTTAGACAGTGAGAAGTTCAACAAGCACTGGACATACTATCCGTTCAATTCAGGATACTTCATGTGTTTGAAATTGCGCACACTCGATGCAGAAACACTTCGTTTACATTTACTCGATAACTACGGCGTTGGAGTGATCTCCAACAACCAAACGGACATCCGTGTCGCGTTCAGTTGTGTGGAAGAAAACGATTTAGAAGAACTGTTCGACTTGATCTATCAAGGCTGTGAAGATTTAGCGTAA
- the groES gene encoding co-chaperone GroES has product MLKPLGDRIVIELVEAEEKTASGIVLPDSAQEKPQEGKVLAVGNGRTLDNGTRAELDVQVGDRVLYAKYAGTEVKYDGKELLILRESDILAVIQ; this is encoded by the coding sequence TTGTTAAAACCACTAGGTGATCGTATTGTAATCGAATTAGTCGAGGCAGAAGAAAAAACAGCTTCTGGCATCGTACTTCCAGACTCTGCACAGGAAAAGCCACAAGAGGGTAAAGTACTTGCAGTTGGAAATGGTCGCACTCTTGATAACGGCACACGTGCTGAATTAGATGTGCAAGTTGGGGATCGTGTCCTGTATGCAAAATACGCGGGAACAGAAGTGAAGTACGACGGCAAGGAACTACTTATTCTTCGTGAATCCGATATTTTAGCGGTTATCCAATAA
- a CDS encoding redox-sensing transcriptional repressor Rex → MAADKTKIPQATTKRLPLYYRFLQNFDKAGQTRVSSQELSDAMNIDSATIRRDFSHFGALGKKGYGYDVEHLLQFFRQTLDQDEATNVALIGVGNLGTAFLNYNFQKNHNTRIVIAFDTHAPVTGEQKSGIPVFHPDLLEEKIEEYGIELCILTVPSRTAQETAKRLEATGIKGILNFTPVRLSVDSSIRVQTIDLSVELQTLIYMIRNHE, encoded by the coding sequence GTGGCAGCTGATAAAACAAAAATTCCGCAGGCAACGACAAAGCGCCTGCCCCTATATTATCGATTTTTACAAAACTTTGATAAGGCAGGACAAACGCGTGTCTCGTCCCAAGAGTTAAGCGATGCGATGAATATTGATTCAGCAACAATTCGTCGGGACTTCTCGCATTTTGGGGCACTTGGCAAAAAGGGATACGGCTACGATGTGGAGCACTTGTTGCAATTTTTCAGACAAACTCTCGATCAAGACGAAGCGACTAATGTGGCTTTGATTGGTGTGGGGAATCTAGGTACAGCCTTTTTGAATTACAACTTTCAAAAAAACCATAATACGCGTATCGTGATTGCATTTGATACACACGCACCAGTGACTGGGGAGCAAAAATCAGGGATTCCAGTTTTCCATCCTGATTTATTAGAAGAAAAGATAGAAGAGTATGGGATTGAACTGTGCATTTTAACAGTCCCGAGTCGCACGGCACAAGAGACAGCGAAACGCTTAGAAGCAACAGGTATAAAAGGAATCTTGAACTTTACACCGGTCCGACTAAGTGTCGATTCATCGATACGTGTCCAGACCATTGATTTGTCAGTCGAACTGCAAACCTTGATCTATATGATACGCAACCACGAGTGA
- a CDS encoding dimethylarginine dimethylaminohydrolase family protein, which yields MGLEKQQHQWDGCSTEYDKLTQVIVCEPTYMKIEEVINTVQKRYAKDNIDVERALAQHKAFTNALNDNGMEVVSLNARPEFPEQVFTRDIGFTIGTRVFISEMASPIRQGEEKILREWVGSNGIPYQKMTAGSIEGGDVVVDGNKVFVGVSHRTNHEAIDFLEKQLPANEIIRVPFDASCLHLDCVFTILSPTHALVYPEALSKDTLRMLGEHYTLMEVEKDEQFAMGTNVLAIGNNKIISLPQNTSVNKILRENNFEVIEIDLSEIIKSGGSFRCCTMPLTRSI from the coding sequence ATGGGACTTGAAAAACAACAACACCAATGGGACGGCTGCTCAACAGAATATGACAAACTCACTCAAGTCATTGTTTGTGAACCAACCTATATGAAAATTGAAGAAGTGATTAATACAGTGCAGAAACGTTATGCTAAAGACAATATCGATGTGGAGCGAGCGCTCGCGCAACATAAAGCGTTCACCAATGCTCTGAATGATAATGGAATGGAAGTAGTATCACTTAATGCGCGCCCGGAATTCCCGGAGCAGGTCTTCACGCGTGATATCGGCTTTACAATTGGCACACGAGTTTTCATTTCCGAAATGGCCAGTCCAATTCGTCAAGGCGAAGAGAAGATTCTTCGTGAATGGGTAGGATCCAATGGAATACCGTATCAAAAAATGACGGCTGGTTCTATCGAAGGTGGAGATGTCGTAGTTGACGGGAATAAAGTATTTGTAGGTGTCAGTCATCGAACCAATCACGAGGCAATTGATTTTTTAGAGAAGCAGTTGCCGGCGAATGAAATTATTCGGGTTCCATTTGATGCCTCTTGTCTTCACTTAGATTGCGTCTTCACGATCCTCTCACCAACGCATGCGCTTGTGTATCCCGAAGCTCTTTCAAAAGATACGCTGCGTATGTTAGGTGAACATTACACATTAATGGAAGTGGAGAAGGACGAACAGTTCGCAATGGGGACGAATGTTTTGGCAATCGGGAATAACAAAATCATCAGTCTCCCACAAAATACATCCGTGAATAAAATATTGCGAGAGAATAATTTTGAAGTTATTGAAATCGATCTTAGTGAAATTATCAAATCCGGTGGTTCGTTCCGTTGTTGCACGATGCCGCTTACAAGATCGATTTAA
- a CDS encoding exodeoxyribonuclease III, with amino-acid sequence MKFISWNVNGIRACVKKGWLDYFHAQDADFFCIQETKMQQGQLDLDLPGYHQYWNDAEKKGYSGTAIFTKHKPISVHYGLGEDLDEAEGRIITLEYPKFYLVNCYVPNAKRDLSRLPYRLEWEDRMNSYLTLLNLTKPVIYTGDLNVAHEEIDIRNARSNIGNSGFTYEERGKLTQLLEDGFVDSFRYLYPTEEGHYTWWSYMAKVRERNIGWRIDYFIVSEKLAPLIKEAGMHPDTMGSDHCPIFLELGKEFSK; translated from the coding sequence ATGAAATTCATCTCATGGAATGTCAATGGCATCCGAGCCTGTGTCAAAAAAGGCTGGCTCGACTACTTTCACGCACAAGATGCCGATTTTTTCTGCATTCAAGAAACCAAGATGCAACAAGGTCAACTCGACCTGGATCTACCCGGCTATCACCAATACTGGAACGATGCTGAGAAGAAAGGCTATTCCGGGACTGCGATTTTCACAAAACACAAGCCAATCTCTGTTCATTACGGACTAGGTGAAGACTTAGACGAAGCAGAAGGCCGTATCATCACCCTGGAATATCCGAAATTTTATCTGGTTAACTGCTACGTGCCGAATGCTAAACGTGACCTATCGAGACTTCCATATCGTCTCGAATGGGAAGACCGCATGAATTCGTACTTAACCCTTTTGAATCTCACAAAACCTGTCATCTATACTGGCGATCTAAACGTCGCCCATGAAGAAATCGATATTCGGAATGCCAGATCGAATATCGGGAACTCTGGATTTACATATGAAGAACGTGGAAAACTGACGCAACTGCTTGAAGATGGATTCGTTGATTCTTTCCGCTACTTGTATCCGACGGAAGAAGGTCATTACACATGGTGGAGTTATATGGCGAAGGTGCGTGAGCGCAATATCGGGTGGCGCATTGATTACTTCATCGTTTCCGAAAAACTGGCTCCATTAATTAAAGAGGCAGGGATGCACCCGGACACGATGGGCAGTGACCATTGTCCAATCTTTTTAGAATTAGGGAAAGAATTTTCAAAGTAA
- a CDS encoding type 1 glutamine amidotransferase: protein MTSTIIGIVGSSTNGYYQINEHYIVAIERAGAEIRYLLGTQQASWIQACDGFLLTGGGDIDPFFFEEQPQLELGEVNLIRDERELAFLQAVRLTKKPILGICRGMQVLNVAAGGTIIQHLDRQIYPTLLQHNPNRDRSDYHHIIAVKSDSFLADWIQTQTLRVNSFHHQAVGELGDGIHIAATAPDGVIEAIEHPELNWFGVQWHPETLTDCPHAHLLFQQFIQHTKEQKHADH, encoded by the coding sequence GTGACCTCCACAATTATAGGGATTGTCGGAAGCTCCACAAATGGGTATTATCAAATCAATGAACACTATATAGTGGCCATCGAGAGAGCTGGTGCCGAAATCAGGTACCTGTTGGGCACGCAACAAGCATCATGGATTCAAGCCTGTGATGGTTTTTTACTAACTGGTGGAGGTGATATAGATCCCTTCTTTTTTGAAGAACAGCCTCAGCTAGAACTTGGTGAAGTAAACCTGATTCGTGATGAACGTGAACTTGCCTTTTTACAAGCAGTTCGACTGACGAAAAAACCGATTCTTGGTATTTGCCGGGGCATGCAAGTTTTAAATGTCGCAGCCGGAGGTACCATTATTCAGCATCTTGATCGTCAAATATACCCAACTCTTCTCCAACACAATCCTAATCGAGATCGCTCGGATTATCATCATATAATTGCAGTAAAATCAGATAGCTTTTTAGCCGATTGGATACAGACGCAAACTTTGCGGGTTAATTCTTTTCATCATCAGGCTGTTGGAGAACTCGGAGATGGTATTCATATTGCTGCAACAGCACCTGATGGCGTGATTGAAGCAATCGAACATCCAGAGCTCAACTGGTTCGGAGTACAGTGGCATCCAGAGACATTAACCGACTGCCCCCATGCGCACCTCTTATTCCAACAATTTATTCAGCACACAAAGGAGCAAAAACATGCAGATCATTGA
- a CDS encoding twin-arginine translocase TatA/TatE family subunit, translating into MTAGPISLIVIGIVALLLFGPKKLPELGRAMGSTLREFKTATKGLADDDDDDVKKVDPPKSDVK; encoded by the coding sequence ATGACTGCAGGTCCAATCAGTTTAATTGTTATTGGTATTGTTGCACTTCTTTTGTTCGGGCCGAAAAAATTACCTGAGCTGGGACGCGCTATGGGTTCTACGCTCCGTGAATTTAAAACGGCTACAAAAGGCTTAGCAGATGACGACGATGATGACGTGAAAAAAGTAGATCCACCGAAATCTGACGTTAAGTAA
- the tatC gene encoding twin-arginine translocase subunit TatC yields the protein MNNTEFTVVEHLNELRKRLFVMVSFLAVTVIGSFFLAKPLINYLQNAEPAENITLNALQVMDPFIIYLKVVLFLAFTFASPIIALQLWAFVSPGLQEQERRATLGYIPFAFMLFIAGVSFSYFLLFPYLMSFMTGLAGELGITQIISINDYFNFIFQITIPFGIIFQLPIVLLFLTRLGLVNPQMLVKARKMAYFVLFVIAAFITPPDIVSHLFTSVPLFILYEISIAISRVGYRKYLAAEAKRKLEEQQRMQQT from the coding sequence ATGAATAATACTGAATTTACAGTGGTGGAACATTTAAATGAGCTCCGAAAACGGTTGTTTGTCATGGTTTCTTTCTTGGCAGTAACTGTGATTGGTAGCTTTTTTTTAGCGAAACCACTGATTAATTATCTTCAAAATGCGGAACCCGCTGAAAATATTACTTTAAATGCCCTTCAAGTTATGGATCCCTTTATAATTTACTTGAAGGTCGTGTTGTTCTTAGCGTTCACGTTTGCATCTCCTATCATCGCTTTGCAACTTTGGGCATTTGTGAGTCCAGGACTGCAAGAACAGGAGCGACGTGCAACACTAGGGTACATTCCATTTGCGTTTATGTTGTTCATCGCAGGTGTCTCTTTTTCCTATTTCTTGTTATTCCCGTATTTGATGTCTTTCATGACGGGCCTAGCAGGGGAATTAGGGATTACGCAAATCATCAGCATTAACGATTACTTTAACTTCATCTTCCAAATTACGATTCCTTTTGGCATCATTTTTCAATTGCCAATCGTGTTGTTATTCTTGACACGCCTAGGTCTCGTAAATCCTCAAATGCTTGTAAAAGCACGGAAGATGGCCTACTTTGTGTTATTTGTCATTGCGGCGTTTATTACGCCTCCAGATATCGTCTCTCACTTGTTTACGTCCGTTCCTTTATTTATCTTGTACGAAATCAGTATCGCGATTTCCCGTGTAGGCTACCGCAAATATTTGGCTGCCGAAGCGAAGCGTAAATTAGAAGAGCAACAACGTATGCAGCAGACATAG
- the groL gene encoding chaperonin GroEL (60 kDa chaperone family; promotes refolding of misfolded polypeptides especially under stressful conditions; forms two stacked rings of heptamers to form a barrel-shaped 14mer; ends can be capped by GroES; misfolded proteins enter the barrel where they are refolded when GroES binds), with translation MAKEIKFSEDARSAMLRGVDKLADAVKVTLGPKGRNVVLEKKFGSPLITNDGVTIAKDIELEDAFENMGAKLVAEVASKTNDIAGDGTTTATVLAQAMIREGLKNVTAGANPVGIRKGIDKAVAAAITELKTISKEIEGKESIAQVAAISSGDSEVGELIAEAMERVGNDGVITIEESKGFTTELDVVEGMQFDRGYASPYMVTDSDKMEAVLENPYILVTDKKIASIQEILPVLEQVVQQSKPLLLISEDVEGEALATLVVNKLRGTFNAVAVKAPGFGDRRKAMLEDIATLTGAELITEDLGLDLKSANITQLGRAAKVVVTKENTTIVEGAGDSDRIAGRVNQIRAQLEETTSEFDKEKLQERLAKLAGGIAVIKVGAATETELKERKLRIEDALNATRAAVEEGIVSGGGTALVNVYKKVAETAETVEGDVATGVRIVLRALEEPVRQIATNAGLEGSIVVDRLKREEIGIGFNAATGEWVNMMEAGIVDPTKVTRSALQNAASVASLFLTTEAVVADIPEPAGGMGDMGGMGGMGGMM, from the coding sequence ATGGCAAAAGAAATTAAATTTAGTGAAGACGCACGTAGCGCAATGCTTCGTGGCGTAGATAAATTAGCAGACGCAGTAAAAGTAACACTTGGGCCAAAAGGGCGCAACGTGGTTCTTGAAAAGAAATTCGGTTCACCACTCATCACTAATGATGGTGTGACAATCGCAAAAGACATCGAGCTTGAAGATGCATTTGAGAACATGGGCGCTAAACTTGTAGCAGAAGTTGCTTCTAAAACAAATGACATCGCTGGAGACGGTACGACAACTGCAACAGTCCTTGCACAAGCAATGATTCGTGAAGGATTGAAAAACGTAACAGCAGGTGCCAACCCAGTCGGTATTCGTAAAGGAATCGACAAGGCAGTAGCAGCAGCAATCACAGAACTGAAAACTATCTCGAAAGAAATCGAAGGCAAAGAGTCAATTGCTCAAGTAGCTGCGATTTCTTCGGGCGACAGTGAAGTAGGAGAATTGATTGCAGAAGCTATGGAGCGCGTTGGCAACGACGGCGTTATCACAATCGAAGAATCAAAAGGATTCACGACTGAGCTTGACGTTGTAGAAGGTATGCAATTCGACCGCGGATACGCATCTCCTTACATGGTAACGGATTCTGACAAGATGGAAGCTGTGCTTGAAAATCCTTATATCTTGGTAACAGACAAGAAGATTGCAAGCATTCAAGAAATCTTGCCAGTACTTGAGCAAGTTGTTCAACAATCAAAACCACTTCTATTGATCTCTGAAGATGTAGAAGGCGAAGCTCTAGCAACACTAGTTGTGAACAAACTTCGTGGTACATTCAATGCCGTAGCTGTTAAAGCTCCTGGTTTTGGTGACCGTCGTAAAGCAATGTTAGAAGACATCGCAACATTGACTGGCGCTGAATTGATTACAGAAGATTTAGGTCTTGATCTAAAATCTGCAAACATTACACAGCTTGGTCGTGCAGCGAAGGTCGTTGTAACAAAAGAGAACACAACTATCGTTGAAGGCGCTGGAGACTCAGACCGCATCGCAGGTCGCGTCAACCAAATCCGTGCGCAATTAGAAGAAACTACTTCTGAGTTCGATAAAGAGAAACTGCAAGAGCGTTTAGCGAAATTAGCTGGCGGTATTGCAGTAATCAAAGTTGGAGCAGCAACAGAAACTGAATTAAAAGAACGCAAACTTCGCATTGAAGATGCACTAAACGCTACACGTGCAGCAGTTGAAGAAGGTATCGTATCCGGGGGTGGTACAGCTTTAGTCAACGTCTACAAAAAAGTAGCAGAGACAGCTGAAACTGTAGAAGGCGACGTAGCTACGGGTGTTCGCATCGTACTTCGTGCTCTTGAAGAGCCAGTTCGTCAAATCGCAACAAACGCGGGTCTTGAAGGCTCTATCGTGGTAGACCGCTTGAAGCGCGAAGAAATCGGCATCGGTTTCAACGCAGCAACAGGTGAATGGGTCAACATGATGGAAGCAGGCATCGTCGATCCAACAAAAGTAACGCGTTCAGCATTACAAAACGCAGCTTCAGTAGCTTCTCTGTTCTTAACAACAGAGGCAGTCGTTGCAGACATCCCTGAGCCAGCTGGCGGTATGGGGGATATGGGCGGCATGGGTGGAATGGGCGGCATGATGTAA
- a CDS encoding dipeptidase — translation MQIIDLHCDHLYKLQMQQLDLELDTSLERLRQGRICLQAFAIFVDPQIPANQAFAMAEKQIELFHSNVINQPGIRWIRTWNELHQLTDSEIGVFLTLEGVDCIGNEVAKLEKLLDAGVLSVGLTWNPANLAADGCGEPRAAGLSTFGKQIVTLLNRRGILTDTAHLSQAGFWDVMELADFPIVSHANARAICDHPRNLTDQQIRLLIEKQIPLHVVFFPPFITGTNHATIDDLVDHIRHIVKLGGESILAFGSDFDGIDKKVEGLEHAGMYNNLIDRLREEYTEEQVTRFTSGNFTAYIDRMLKKETEDQE, via the coding sequence ATGCAGATCATTGACCTTCACTGTGACCATCTTTATAAACTCCAAATGCAGCAACTTGACCTAGAACTTGATACTTCTTTAGAGCGACTTCGTCAAGGCCGCATTTGTCTCCAAGCGTTTGCCATTTTCGTAGACCCTCAAATCCCTGCTAATCAGGCATTTGCTATGGCTGAGAAACAAATTGAACTGTTTCATTCGAATGTAATCAACCAACCAGGTATCCGGTGGATTCGAACGTGGAATGAATTGCACCAGTTAACTGACTCGGAAATCGGCGTCTTTTTAACATTAGAAGGTGTTGACTGTATCGGGAATGAAGTAGCGAAGTTAGAGAAATTACTGGATGCCGGAGTTTTATCTGTGGGGCTTACTTGGAATCCCGCCAATCTCGCAGCAGATGGTTGTGGAGAACCACGAGCAGCGGGCCTTTCGACATTTGGCAAACAAATCGTCACACTTCTCAACCGTCGAGGGATTTTGACCGATACGGCACACCTTTCCCAAGCAGGATTTTGGGATGTGATGGAGCTTGCTGACTTTCCAATCGTCAGTCATGCAAATGCACGTGCTATATGCGACCACCCGAGAAATCTAACGGATCAACAAATTCGCCTACTAATTGAAAAGCAGATTCCGCTTCATGTCGTGTTTTTCCCGCCATTTATCACGGGGACCAATCACGCGACAATCGATGACTTAGTTGATCACATCCGGCATATTGTAAAACTAGGTGGTGAATCAATTTTGGCGTTTGGTTCAGATTTTGATGGCATTGATAAAAAAGTGGAAGGCTTGGAGCATGCGGGTATGTATAATAATCTAATTGATCGCTTACGTGAAGAGTACACAGAAGAACAAGTTACTCGTTTCACATCAGGTAATTTCACAGCCTATATTGATCGCATGTTAAAAAAAGAGACGGAAGACCAGGAATAG
- a CDS encoding type II CAAX endopeptidase family protein, which yields MSHQKIAFSLLITYVMMQLAGAVGPLPLLYLFENMGVEDPRIQAVGWWIFSSMLAAVIIFFYFIRKDKTFLKPLGPKPASNLGVVGWGVVGFFMVLFGQAGAAALEQLIGIEPGSENTATFIAIAKSVPVVILAIAVFAPILEELLFRRILFGMLLPKTNFFIAALISSVMFGIIHFELSHILLYSVSGFIFAFIYYKTKRIAAPIIAHMLLNGFVVLVQFYAEDLERFAERYGQVFIQFFN from the coding sequence ATGTCTCATCAAAAAATAGCCTTCTCTTTATTGATTACTTACGTGATGATGCAATTGGCCGGTGCAGTCGGCCCACTCCCGCTTCTCTATCTTTTTGAAAATATGGGTGTAGAAGACCCTCGAATACAAGCTGTTGGCTGGTGGATTTTTTCAAGTATGCTAGCAGCCGTCATCATCTTCTTCTACTTTATCCGTAAAGACAAAACATTCTTAAAGCCACTCGGCCCAAAACCTGCTTCGAACTTGGGAGTTGTCGGTTGGGGTGTCGTTGGATTTTTCATGGTTTTGTTTGGCCAAGCGGGTGCGGCTGCACTTGAGCAACTGATCGGCATTGAGCCAGGCTCTGAAAACACGGCGACTTTCATTGCCATTGCTAAATCAGTTCCCGTTGTCATTCTGGCAATCGCCGTTTTTGCACCCATTCTAGAAGAACTGTTATTCCGTCGCATTTTGTTCGGCATGCTGCTCCCGAAGACGAACTTCTTTATCGCAGCCCTTATCAGTTCCGTCATGTTCGGGATCATTCACTTTGAACTCAGCCACATTCTACTTTATTCTGTTTCAGGATTTATATTCGCGTTTATTTATTACAAGACCAAACGTATCGCTGCGCCAATCATTGCGCACATGCTCTTGAACGGCTTTGTCGTCCTCGTTCAATTCTACGCAGAAGACTTGGAACGATTCGCCGAACGGTACGGACAAGTATTCATCCAGTTCTTCAATTAA